tgaacattatgaataatgtattcatatatcaaaaaataagttttatttgaatgagaaatggaggtCTAATGTGTGTGATTTGAAAAACTTGTATAAAGTAGCAAATACACATATTGGatatttgaacttggatttgggttttttgatttgttagttGGACTTCATGTTCATTGACTTAATCttataaaccaaatatatattgatcttttatattgataaatataaaaaagaaatccattttaaagtatattattttgtttgaattggtcaaaacaataacaattttattctttaatttctTGGTCAAAATGTGGAATAAATTCACATAATAATGACAAGAATTAAAAACTCCATTAGTGCACCATGGAGGTTTCATTTTTAtgttgaaaaatgaaacttgtgcttctcattatatttctatataaaggCTTGTGAGCCATTTAAAAAACACATACACCAACACATTCCTCTACTCAGAATAGTTATGctagtatattttttattttgagtctgagagtacaTCACAGAAAAAAGGTtcgatagattctgtttttcggtgatggtaaacagaaacaatgcTGCAGTTGTATCTTGGGAATCTGAGCGCTATAAAACCGTCACACTACGGggcgtttaaagatttaaggaaagagattaactatctcgactctgcaattcttctttattttttatatttcggtattgaaatttttagtttatgttcttattattttttacaaatatcagttgtccTATGATAGTAAAATAAGGTTTCTACActcttaaatctttaaatattgtttatgcTTTGCACTAACAATACTGATATttgttaaaagtttttttttgagaacaGGTTATGAAAAACAAGAATTAGAGAATTCTTGGTGTTGGGAAATTATCTCTTCTGATTTCTGAAACTTgattatttgagattttgttgttagattcattaaaataattaatattttggagTTAAtgaatttgatatcttttatgcTTCATAAGAACAGGTTTCATCTTTCGGTCAAACCGAAAAAGGAATTGAAACATAAGCGATCATATCATCAAGACCTTTAATGGCGACAGTGAAAACCATTTTCCAAACGTCTTTGGTAACGTTTTGGAATGGGGTTTGTGAACTCTTaatttcataataattaattgattGAATGGTTATTTAatcagttttttattttttaatattggtCAAAATGTGTTACTGCTTTGACTGGGTTGATGGTGTTAATTTGCTTTAATTATAAAGAATGCTTAACGTTTTGATTTCTTGTTTCAGATTTCTTTTCTTGGAATaacttaatttaattattaagtaAATGTGTGAtcatgagaaaagaaaaagaattcaaGTTTCAAGAATGGTGATACCATAGTTATAAAAAGCATCTTGATCTTTGAGAGATCAAGTTGTATGGATGGAAATGGATTTTGTGAGTCGACGCCCCAAATTAAGTTTGGGAGAGGTCTGCCACATATAAATCATTTGCCATAggaaataaaatgtttgttgatattggtcaaaaacatttatatttcatcAATGCTTAAATGCAAGTTACAAGAAGATTGACCATGCAAAAACAATGATAATTTTCAGACCAATATGACTGAAAGTGACATGTGTATTGTAGTTTATAAAGTCAATATGGTTGAGAATAATCATATAATGGTCTTGATGGAAAAAATAATATCTTGAAATGATATGTGTATTTgctaaaaagtaaaatatgtgTTTGGAAAGATCCAAAACATACAACTTGAATTTATAAATCAGTTTGAGAGAACTATGAAAATAGTTGtatgtaaaatgtgaatttctaAGAATGAAATACATTTTTCGAAGTTGCTTTATATTCatttaaatctaaaagaatTGTAAATCAATCCTTCTAAACTCTTAAGAGATGTTGAATGCAAATATGCATATTTTTGAGTTATCTCAAGAAATGTGGGGGAAGCTTTGCTTACCATATAAAGTTATTGGCAAGATGCCAAATGAACTTAGTGATAGTTAtcacaatattattttttaagaaaaaaaaactagtgtCATACACTGAGTTTTGtgtataataattaattgtatcttgaaaAAAGATGACAAAAAACATTAGACAATTGATCTCGACTAATCTCAAAAGATTATGTTCAATATGATGATAACCTAGGATCCTTTTATTAACGGTGTGTCATGAGATCAAGTTGTTATATCATCTAAAGGAATGGGTAGCCTGTGAATTAAGATGAGGTTTGGCGGTAACTCTACCTaactgactggagatcccaagaaatAGGTTCAAGGAGACAACTAAGTCAAACTAAATCTACCCAAAGCACTGTAAGACTTCGGTCTATACCCAGTTCCTATGATGATTAAACAGTGCTACATGTAAGGATTATAGGATAAGCATTTGCTTTTAATGATTTGTGTCCATAGCTTTGAGATATGAATGGAGTAGTACATGATACTCCTCTAAACAAAACTAATGGCAAATCACcttgtgagtgtgaaatggggccgtttctaggagaatgaaggaAATGCTATATTATCCAAGTTCACTCATGATTACCAGGACTGTTCACGGccaaaatgaacacaatagagaacctaGTTCTGTGAGAGAATGAAGCTGTGTTATAGCTATTGTCTAGGTTTACACCAAAGCCCGggaggttcaagacatcatggccACCTCCTGGCCGAGTAAATCCGATAGCTATTAACAATGACTGGTTCAAGGCTGAAAAATTGCTACCAACTCATCATGCAGTGGATTTTTCGTTTGTACTCTCAAAAGTCTTTAGATCGAGTCTTGTCTAGGAAGTCAAGTTTGTCGAGTCGTCTAGTGtctagagtcatttctattcatgtgggggattgttggaactattttttgaacattatgaataatgtattcatatgtcaaaaaataagttttatttgaatgagaaatggaggtCTAATGTGTGTGATTTGAAAAACTTGTATAAAGTAGCAAATACACACATTGGatatttgaacttggatttgggttttttgatttgttagttGGACTTCATGTTCACTGACTTAATCttataaaccaaatatatgttgatcttttatattgataaatataaaaaagaaattcattttaaagtatattattttgtttgaattggtcaaaacaataacaattttattctttaatttctTGGCCAAATGTGGAATAAATTCACATAATAATGACAAGAATTAAAAACTCCATTAGTGCACCATGGAGGTTTCATTTTTAtgttgaaaaatgaaacttgtgcttctcattatatttctatataaaggCTTGTGAGCCATTTAGAAAACACACACACCAACACATTCCTCTACTCAGAATAGTTATGctagtatattttttattttgagtctgagagtacaTCACAGAAAAAAGGTtcgatagattctgtttttcggtgatggtaaacagaaacaatgcTGCAGTTGTATCTTGGGAATCTGAGCGCCATAAAACCGTCACACTATGGggcgtttaaagatttaaggaaagagattaactatctcgactctgcaattcttctttattttttatatttcggtattgaaatttttagtttatgttcttattattttttacaaatatcagttgtccTATGGTAGTAAAATAAAGTTCCTACAACCAGTACCGAGTtcccaaaatattataaaatatcataatggccaatgaaattttttttttttcaaaaagtttcTCAGCCTCGGGGACAACGAGAAAAGAACAAGTTGTAGgatattaacaaaataatttaacaaaatgaaaatcaaataaCTTATATAAAAATGTGAACAGTTCAAAACGAAAACGACTTGAGATTCAATATCAATCGTTAGTGTTGTTCAGGACCCATGAGGTTCGTTTACGATTGAACATTTTCTTTTACTGTTTTAGGTTCGATCATAGTAAACCTCAAAATATTACGGTGGCCAAGAAAAGTCCATCCATAGAAACAATTCaatgatattaaaatttaaaacatctgtactattaaaaggaaaggagtcctcaaaaaaatctacttataaaaggTTGTTGCACCTACTCATTAATATTTGTTTGGTCTTACCCTTATTTTCTCTAACAATACCATATCTATTGAGATAATTTGCTAACGtgttgtttaatttaattttctagctttttttttgtcaactatttaATTTTCTAGCTTAACATGTAGAATATTTGATTTCCTTAAATACATTTCCTCATTTATTTTCtagtgtatataaaatattacaaatttaatttttaagaaatatgAATATAAAAGTCTGCAACTTAAAAAATACTAACAAACTTTTTCAAACCTTTAGAATATGGATATACACCTCAAAATATAttgtcaaaaaatattatttctatttttttctctaataaaatgatttcttgaatataaaatttggatgcagtttatttttcaaatttgtattttaataaaatattgcaaATATAAAAACGCAAGGAacaaatatcattatttttgttaaagtaAAATTTTGTCAAAACATATTTCCGCGCTTTAAAATTGCGGATCAAATAGTTGATTCGgttttatatactattataatgtATATctgaaattaaatcaaaattttgaaaatattataagattattATGGGTCTTTGTCAGGTCAACCGGTGTCGGTTCACGggttaataaaaagtttttggattttgtcaaaatttgaatatataaatagGTTTTAATTAATccaatatttttaagtatattatttgaatttttaaaattcaggtATATCtgtttggttttcggttcggtttatttttttattccagagatatatgatttgttaggttatttatgaaattcagttCAATTGGTTTCGTTGTTTTTAGGTTGGTATGGCTCGATTCCAGTTCCGAATAAATATGCtcaaactatatattatctataaaaaatgatttcaaaAGAATTTATTTGATTTCGAAAACAAACCTGCGCTTTTTAAGcgtgggtcaaaatctagtcaatactattaaaagggaaggagtctaaaaaaatctacctataaaaattgtttggaccctttcatttaattcattatttttttgtcttaccttaaatttatactaacaatatgttaccatatatttctctaacaataatttagtcaattcttttatttatttaaatctcactcctaaatcctaatcattactattactatatttatcattttgatttttaatcgtaaaagcattgaaactaatgttttatattatcacttttatcatataatatatgatttaaagcaaaataaattacaagacatatatgtgtacattctaacttcctcttttgtttataataaaataatcatatcatatataaactttcccactaaaatctcatatcatatactaaactttcaaccgtttatagtttgataatattttcatatttaaaaatgatttttctgaatattcatgttatcttcacaaaaaagaagaaattcattagttttattaaagctaacctgacttcacgatatcagtattgattgttcaagattttgaaaattatttatttagatattatacttttatatacttttcacttaaaacgaatcaatactattaaaaaggaaagagttttaaaaaatctaatataaaaaagttgttggagttatgtataactatttattatttttctgataatagattaatcattctaaacatacaatattttaaatatttttaacagatcttaatattatttcttatgatacctttactcagaaaaatatttcatcaaccatgtttttgtacaataacgttaaaaatttatatcaaaaggttgttggacctgaTATGGACGTAATGGGTCCACATCTGTTCGAGTATTTAAGATTctaaaagaatttgaaatatatgaaaaatctgaaaaatatccgaaacacgaaaagtatttgaaactccaaacaaataccaaaaaaattcaaaaacctaaaattttaaaatcttattcaaaatctgacacgatgaactgaaaaatacccaaaattttatccaaacacccaatttttttttttaatttgaaaaatttacctGAATTCAAAACTctaatcgtaaaccaaaaacttaaaaacaatatccATAATACCGGAAGCATATTCggaatatccaaatatacctaataaacacatatttatgatcgggtctagggtaggacccggactcaaacaaagacctgcgggtcaaaaaaaacccaatatgttatcttctctggacctgaactaaacctataattttgggtcggttcggtttgtttttttgatccggatataattctcatgtcaaaaagaaacttacgtaaaaatgtacatataaaatctcaaataaactaatttgtagattatatagctgttaaaaattatgtttttcgatataataaaactttgtattataatataatccaatAACCTCGTCCGAAATCTAGTATGTAGTTATAAATATTGAATGGTAAACCATCGTCCGAAAAATCCCATTGTAAGATCAATTTTGGGgcaaaaaaataacttattcGGACGAAACGGTTTAGTAGATACGTATTTATGTCTCAAGACTTAAAtagtttagtatttttttttgataaataactTAGATTTACTGTTAATgtttattttcaacatagattaCTATTAATGTTATTAGAAGAAAATAACTTAGAGACAGTGTTTTCTCGTCCAGGCTTTCTTTTAGCTTTGAGAACATCGGGTAGAGCTAGGGTTAGAGTATCTATACTGGCGGTAGAAGCGAGCCGGCTAAGCCGTTTATAAAGCTGTAAACTGGGTTTGTCAACTCCATTAGCTCATATCCATTTATCCATATATTGTTTGTGAACATAGAGTAACCATGTTTATTAACGACAAACCCACTAAAATTCATGTTTATATGGTCTGCCATGAGGTTCATAATAgaccatataaaaaaaaatttaaatttcaatctATGAGtctacaaatataaatataagttcATAAGACTAAAACTCATCCATAAATACAACAATACATAAGTTCAAAAGACCACATAAGTAGCATAAGTTCATACATAATTTCTTAATTTACATTTTGCGGGAAATTATGTTTTGTGGTTCCATGGAAAAATAAGTTTTTgcagaaaattttgtttttaccgTTTAGGCGGGAAGtttgttttgtagttttggcgggaaattcaGTATTTGAATTTTAgtggaaaaactcaatttttcgATTTTAATGGGAAAACTCGATATTAAGATTTTAGCAGGAAAACTCGATATTTCGATTTTGACGTAAAAAttcgattttgtggttttgacgaaaaactcgatattaagattttagcggaaaaactcgatttttcgattttgacggaaaaactcgattttgcggttttgacgaaaaaactcaattttctaattttggcgggaaaattcgatATTAAGATTGTAGCGGGAAAATTTGGTTTTccgattttgacggaaaaactcgattttgcggttttagcggaaaaaaaataatttgacggttttggcggaaaactcgaTATTATGATTTTAGCGAAAAAATCTATTTGGATCTAGCtgtattgtaaaaaaaaattaaatacaaaagcatttttaaaaaaaaaacactaagaGTTAGTGTTTACGATTGTGtaatttagggtttgaagtttgtttttactcttttcatttgttttattttgactgGTCCCTAGATTCACCTTTGATTCTGTTGTGTAACCAAttcataataatttaatatctaattgttaaaaaaaaaaaatcaacgacTCATATTTCAACGGAGTAAACGCGAAGAAAGATCAATCAAGTGAGCTATTTGGAAATCAAATTTTCTGATTACGAACTTTCCTTGGAACATTTCTAGCCGTCGAAAACAAACCAAGTTTACCTGACCtataaacacacacatacaTGCAAAGGACACATGTGTTGTAGGAACCGTGTTGGTGAGGAGAGAGTTTGTCGTCTAATTGAGAGTTGCATGTGTTCAACAACTTTGTTATGTTTTGTAGTTTTCCTTTGAGATATTTTCTGCGGTGATAATTCAATTTGCAGTTACATCAATGTTGAAGCTGTACATCGCACATGTGGCCAGATACTCTTTCATTTCAACGGTCCAAATTAATGTTTCATAAACACACGTACACACGTATATATGAAATACGTATATCACACGAACAACACATATTTTCAAGACTTGTCTGCGCATATATGAACCACTATATGCTATAGGTCTAATGAGTTTCTTACATACAACCTTCTTAAATTGATTATATACTACTCGATGACCAAATCAAAACTAATGAGTGTAGTATGATGGTTTAGGTTTTATACCTCTATCTTTTGGTTTCTCAAATCTGTAGCACAAGTTGCAAAAACaatgtattttttcttttgagtaaatttaacatatattcaaaaaaatgtgAGGTCTGTTAAttgttcatatattttattttaaggtgAAAGTGTCGCCACCCATTAATGTGATTCCACTTGAATGGCAAGAAAACTCATTTATTTTACAGTTTTTGTTATTATTCTGGATTCCGGTAGATGATATTTCTGGTTACTAGTTTATGGCCCATGTTATGCATGggaaaaatgattataaaagtGTCTTTAATTATAAGAGAATAaaatttgcttcttttttttttttttttttttaacgacaaacggccattctattactcaagcttgaggtggtctgggtaaccagaccggaatagaacaaccaatgaaaagtaaTTCCCTATGAAAGctcctagcagtcttagctaaaaaatcaggAAACTGATTGCGCAGACATGGTACATGGGTGATTTTAAAGTCCGGAAAACAAATCTACAgcgtctctatcttctccaGCTCTGTCGCAAATCTTGGCCACTTCTGGGGTTCATTTATCATTGCGATCAACTCTTTGCAGTCCGTTCCAAAGCTCTGGCAcggggagtgttgaagcatgttctccatcgcccatcgcagCGCTTCTACCTCCGAATGCAACGCTGATTCACATCGAGTAAAATTTCGTGTTCCCATAAGTTGTATGTCCTCCCTACTATCCATccagacccatccacatccactaaagcgatcagaagctgtccaagatccatctaacaagcagatattacccaagcttaagacttggttTACATCATTATTGCTGGCCCGGACTTGTTGCGGTATCATCTCATTTGCGTTAAACCAGGCTTGACATTCACTCTCTGCGTATCGAACGAGTTCCAAAGGGTCTCTATCTATACCCCTGAAAAGCTTATCATTGCGAGCCTTCCAAACataccatattatccagggataaggatctctGTCTTGGTCTGGCACaatgatattatttttcttcCAGAAAAGATAGTCCATGTTTGTGTAGACGCTCGCCACTGGGAATATACCTGGACTTGTAGGAGTTACCGATAAAGATCATACTGGTGTTCAAACTAAGATTAAAAACATAACATTATTATAAATCCATATAGAAGACCAAATACAGTTTAAAACCTGctgattttataataaataaaatgtatgtCATTTTccctaaaacaacaaaaagattttaaaaaaatctccaaatatgttaaaatttgaaaattttcttcaaaacatttagcaaagaaaaatatgttgaaatGGTTACCTGATATGGTTGTTGTATCCTTCTAACATTGACCAAATAACATATCCAAAGGACGACTGATAACATTTGGCCGAACACGAAATAAAAGGAGTGTTAGACATTTGATGTTAGACATGAGGCGTCAGAATTTTCTTGTTCGCATCAGCTATTGTTTAAACTCAAAGTTATCAGTTTTTGTAGAAGAAAAAGTGAATTGAATATCGTGAGAGATTTAAGAAGTGGGGACGGTTGTGCtaaaaactgtttttattaattttttatgtttaacaaaaacaaaataattaattttattttaaaacagtgAATAACATGTACCATTCACAGAATTGCAAActgatttcttttttatattgtataaaagataaaaaaaattattttagttcatTAAATATCTTTACTTACATTTACATATTGATTGATATTTGGTCACGTTACCTCTGAGCCTTGACAACTATAGACggcaagaaaataaaaatcatggtCGAAAACCTTTTCTAGTCCACAAAGGAGGAGAAAATAATTTCAGTAcaatatataatgaaaaataaatagcaGAATTTCTCTATTGATATCCAAAACTTAAAACAAGGGttcaaatttttcatttttacatatatagagTTAGTAAATGCCCATACACATATTTTTATCGGTCGATTGGAAAACTACATATGTGATCAGTTCATAtgtaaatgaaaaagaatggtttaatgtaaaaaatatacaCTCAGATTGTATCATGGTGGCTGTAATCTAGATAAGAAGTTCAATACTGttgtaaaaaaaagagagattgtATTGGTCTGTGAACATATGAGGCAAGAAAAAGATGAACGTTTAATATCCCATTTAAAAATTCGGATAAGTACAATATATGGGTATACCGTGCAAGAAAGTTATGCTATTTCAAAGTTGATATTTGCTTCCTTAATCGTAACTCGTAAGACGCAAAGACTAAAAAGACTTGGTTTCGTCTTGGTCTCACAGATTTTAGATTCTGTGAAGACATCATTGAAACAACGTTATGGAAACTCAACGTTTCAACGGAAAAAGCTCACGCACTTTCTCTTTAGTAGTTCGAGGGAAATACCCATACCATACTTTTAACACTTAAATCGTCCACATTAAAGGCTAGTTTCGTCATTTAAGAAAATATCTGAATTCTGTTTTGTCGTTACCTTTCCCTCCTCTGTTCTTAAACCTCCTCAAAATCTCCTATAAATTCTCTTCTTCTACCTCTTCCATTAACCCCAAGAAATCAAACggctctactctctctctctctctctctctctctctctctctcttgaaccCACCTCGGGAACATCTTCTCCACTCTACAAAAAACAATGATCTCTTCAGTTAAACCAACTCCATCTTCCTTCTCCGCCACCTCCACCGGCGCCAGACGGTCAATTCCGACGAAGCTCCATTTTTCTCCTTTACACATCATAAAAAGCTGCCGTAACCAAAGCTCCAATGTCTCCTATCAAAAGCCTCTCCACATTTCATCTGCCCAGAACTTTTCTAGCTTCAAGCGCGAGGTGAGAGTGGAAGCCTACGAGGCAGATCGATCTCGTCCGCTCGACATCAACATCGAGCTTCCCGACGAACAATCAGCGCAGAAGCTGAAGATCGGAATCTATTTCGCGACTTGGTGGGCACTCAACGTTGTCTTCAACATCTACAACAAGAAAGTCCTCAACGCTTTTCCTTACCCCTGGCTAACTTCGACCTTGTCTCTCGCTTGTGGTTCTCTCATGATGCTCGTTTCTTGGGCCTCTAGAATCGCCGAAGCTCCTAAAACTGATCTCGATTTCTGGAAAACTCTGTTCCCGGTAAGAAAAATCCAAGGTTTTAAGACAGAACAAATCTTGATTTATAATTGTTGGTTGTCTGATTAAGACATGTGTGTTTAATGTTTCTTCGCTTCATCAGGTGGCTGTGGCGCACACAATCGGACATGTGGCAGCAACAGTGAGTATGTCGAAAGTAGCAGTGTCCTTCACGCACATCATCAAAAGTGGTGAACCAGCTTTCAGTGTCTTGGTCTCAAGATTCTTCTTGGGAGAGACTTTCCCTCTTCCagtttatctctctctcttaccCATCATTGGAGGCTGCGCTCTCGCCGCTGTCACCGAGCTTAACTTCAACATGATTGGTAAAGCATTAAACTCACAAACTGGTTTTGTAACCAATGGATGTTACATTATGATGACACTTATCTGACGTTTTGTGGGTTTTTTTGGCAGGGTTTATGGGAGCGATGATATCGAATTTAGCATTTGTGTTTAGGAACATATTTTCAAAGAAAGGGATGAAAGGGAAGTCAGTGAGCGGAATGAATTACTACGCTTGCTTATCGATGATGTCTCTTTTGATCCTCACGCCATTTGCAATCGCTGTAGAAGGTCCTAAAATGTGGGCTGCTGGTTGGGAAAACGCAGTTTCTCAAATTGGACCGAACTTTGTCTGGTATGAACTAAAACCTAATTAGTAATctctttttgaattttaattccaTATTGAGGATCTGAACTTTGATGTTCTTGTGTGTGGTTACAGGTGGGTAGTTGCACAGAGTGTGTTCTACCATTTGTATAATCAGGTTTCATACATGTCCTTAGACCAGATTTCGCCGTTGACATTCAGTATCGGTAATACAATGAAGAGGATTTCGGTCATTGTGGCTTCGATCATCATTTTTCATACCCCAGTGCAACCAGTCAATGCTCTTGGAGCTGCCATTGCCATTCTTGGAACTTTCCTATACTCACAGGTTAGCATACAATCTTTGGTTGTCTAGCAAAAAATTGCCCATTTCTCGGTTTCTATGTAGTTGTAATGAActtttcattattaatgttgttTC
The Brassica napus cultivar Da-Ae chromosome A1, Da-Ae, whole genome shotgun sequence DNA segment above includes these coding regions:
- the LOC111215868 gene encoding glucose-6-phosphate/phosphate translocator 2, chloroplastic-like, which translates into the protein MISSVKPTPSSFSATSTGARRSIPTKLHFSPLHIIKSCRNQSSNVSYQKPLHISSAQNFSSFKREVRVEAYEADRSRPLDINIELPDEQSAQKLKIGIYFATWWALNVVFNIYNKKVLNAFPYPWLTSTLSLACGSLMMLVSWASRIAEAPKTDLDFWKTLFPVAVAHTIGHVAATVSMSKVAVSFTHIIKSGEPAFSVLVSRFFLGETFPLPVYLSLLPIIGGCALAAVTELNFNMIGFMGAMISNLAFVFRNIFSKKGMKGKSVSGMNYYACLSMMSLLILTPFAIAVEGPKMWAAGWENAVSQIGPNFVWWVVAQSVFYHLYNQVSYMSLDQISPLTFSIGNTMKRISVIVASIIIFHTPVQPVNALGAAIAILGTFLYSQAKI